In Microbulbifer salipaludis, a genomic segment contains:
- the rluC gene encoding 23S rRNA pseudouridine(955/2504/2580) synthase RluC translates to MGSGVQFLTVPEELAGQRIDNFLQARLKGVPRSRIYRILRKGEVRVNKGRVKAEYRLKGGDQVRVPPIRVSEESTPPVAGESLRRTLEAAILYDEGGLLVVNKPAGLAVHGGSGVRLGLIEALRQMYPNSPFMELVHRLDRDTSGAILVARKRAVLLHVQSELRAGKLGKSYLALAAGKWPRGQKVVEAPLRKNTLKSGERIVTVEGDGKPSTTRFRVEERFKGATLLAAEPVTGRTHQIRVHAQFVGCPLAGDPKYATDEINGAFRGYGLKRLFLHSAGVRCTLPDGVRVDVKAPLPAELESVLSALRGE, encoded by the coding sequence CTGGGAAGTGGCGTGCAATTTCTTACTGTGCCCGAGGAGTTGGCCGGTCAGCGGATCGACAACTTTCTGCAGGCGCGCCTCAAGGGTGTGCCGCGCTCCAGAATTTACCGGATTCTGCGCAAAGGCGAGGTGCGGGTGAACAAGGGGCGGGTGAAGGCCGAGTATCGCCTGAAAGGCGGTGACCAGGTGCGCGTGCCGCCTATTCGGGTGTCCGAGGAGTCTACGCCGCCGGTGGCGGGAGAGTCTCTGCGGCGGACGCTTGAGGCGGCCATACTCTATGACGAGGGCGGCCTGCTGGTGGTGAATAAGCCCGCGGGGCTCGCGGTGCACGGCGGCAGCGGCGTTCGCCTCGGCCTGATTGAGGCGCTCCGCCAGATGTACCCGAACAGCCCCTTTATGGAATTGGTGCACCGGCTGGATCGCGATACCAGCGGCGCCATCCTGGTGGCGCGCAAGCGCGCCGTGCTGCTGCATGTTCAGTCGGAGCTGCGTGCCGGCAAGCTTGGGAAGTCTTATCTGGCGCTGGCGGCGGGGAAGTGGCCTCGCGGTCAAAAAGTGGTGGAGGCGCCGCTGCGCAAGAACACCCTGAAGAGTGGTGAGCGGATTGTGACGGTAGAGGGTGATGGCAAGCCCTCCACGACGCGTTTTCGCGTTGAGGAGCGCTTCAAGGGGGCAACCCTGCTGGCGGCAGAGCCGGTTACTGGTCGAACTCATCAGATTCGTGTGCACGCCCAGTTTGTCGGGTGTCCACTGGCGGGTGACCCCAAGTACGCCACTGATGAAATCAATGGCGCCTTTCGCGGGTATGGCCTCAAGCGCCTGTTTCTGCATTCCGCCGGTGTGCGCTGCACCTTGCCAGACGGTGTGCGCGTGGACGTGAAGGCGCCGCTTCCCGCAGAGCTGGAATCGGTATTGAGTGCCCTGAGGGGCGAGTGA